A single genomic interval of Argonema galeatum A003/A1 harbors:
- a CDS encoding DUF6232 family protein translates to MKAGQSLQSQLHQLLLLPQVLPQGSSDSDNKVKPITTPLLKIVNNTVVFDNTLYQIRNISTVALADLTETYAINQSVPEWYWFLLALGLILLFYYGLGILILIIVGCFFWEHKNLQKSRTVEQYGLRIRMNSGEEVILASKSKDFVLTIVLTLYNIMNSDEPKAIEFNFDTLKIDRIEDKSISIEKNYGSTVISGQVTGDVVNNI, encoded by the coding sequence ATGAAAGCTGGTCAGTCGTTACAATCACAACTGCATCAACTTCTACTTCTACCTCAAGTTCTACCTCAAGGGAGCAGCGATTCAGACAATAAGGTTAAGCCAATCACGACACCCCTGTTGAAAATAGTTAACAACACGGTAGTATTTGATAATACACTATACCAAATACGAAATATATCCACTGTTGCATTGGCTGACCTTACAGAGACATACGCGATTAATCAATCTGTGCCAGAGTGGTATTGGTTCTTACTCGCACTCGGACTTATTTTGCTGTTCTACTATGGTCTTGGTATTTTGATACTGATTATTGTGGGTTGTTTCTTTTGGGAGCATAAGAATTTGCAAAAAAGTCGGACAGTGGAGCAGTACGGGTTAAGAATTAGGATGAACTCAGGTGAAGAAGTAATTCTTGCTAGCAAAAGTAAAGATTTCGTCCTGACTATCGTTTTAACCTTATACAACATTATGAATTCTGATGAACCGAAGGCTATCGAGTTCAATTTTGATACTCTTAAGATCGATCGAATTGAAGACAAATCCATCAGCATTGAGAAAAACTATGGGTCTACTGTTATTTCTGGACAAGTTACAGGTGATGTAGTTAACAACATCTAA
- a CDS encoding BrnA antitoxin family protein, whose translation MNNTSRTNWEKVDSLTEEDIDISDIPPLTEAVFSKSRWWKPVTSLNVLVQVDPDTLAWFQTQGEDYGKKMAAALRIYAEAHKAL comes from the coding sequence ATGAACAATACCTCAAGAACGAACTGGGAGAAAGTTGATTCACTTACGGAGGAGGATATTGATATATCTGATATTCCTCCATTAACTGAGGCGGTTTTCAGTAAGTCACGGTGGTGGAAACCTGTCACGTCATTGAATGTTCTTGTGCAAGTAGATCCTGACACATTGGCTTGGTTCCAAACTCAGGGTGAAGATTATGGAAAGAAAATGGCTGCGGCATTGCGGATTTATGCAGAAGCTCACAAGGCATTGTAA
- a CDS encoding cation:proton antiporter, which produces MLASLNATGQAHQGKVAELVTILIILLLVATAVALLSRRFRVPYVTGLVLAGLAITELLPRRIGLDSSLILNLFLPILLFESAINTDISRLRSTIKPIVLLAGPGVAIASGITALLLKLGLGLAWIPALLTGTILAITDTVSVIAVFKEVSVPPRLSTIVEGESLFNDGVALVLFSLILKVHSTGSVTFLEGIQDLFVVIVGGTLVGLALGYLSTGLFVRSEDPLSSILLTVAIALGAYQAGEFLSVSGVVAVVVAGLMVGNLGISRSVSASSRITLLSFWDYAGFGVNTFIFLLIGLEIDLITFWKTLPAVMLAIMAYQVGRFVCVYPLLAAVRLFDRPIPFRWQHVLFFGNIKGSLSMALAFSLPATIPGREELIALVFGSVLLSLVGQSLSLPWLVRRLKLTQFSEFRQQTEELQAQLMTAKAAQDELDSLLKAGVLPKSVYEEMRSPYQVKVAASEKALRDIYNRRPEEFTATDSDRIKLDAIRRRLLLAEKGALTDALRKRILSEEIVRSRIQTIDEQLLKLEDD; this is translated from the coding sequence ATGTTAGCAAGTTTAAACGCTACAGGCCAAGCGCATCAAGGAAAGGTTGCGGAGTTAGTCACCATTCTGATTATTCTTCTGTTGGTTGCTACGGCTGTTGCTTTACTGTCCCGTCGCTTTCGCGTCCCTTATGTTACGGGTTTGGTATTAGCGGGCTTAGCAATCACCGAACTATTACCTCGTCGCATCGGACTGGATTCTTCGTTGATTTTAAATCTCTTTTTACCGATTCTGCTGTTTGAGTCGGCTATCAATACCGATATCAGTCGCCTGCGAAGTACGATTAAACCGATCGTACTTCTAGCTGGGCCCGGTGTAGCGATCGCTTCTGGAATCACTGCGCTACTCCTAAAACTAGGGCTGGGGCTAGCGTGGATACCCGCACTGCTGACCGGAACGATCCTCGCCATTACCGATACGGTTTCAGTGATTGCCGTCTTTAAAGAGGTTTCTGTACCGCCCCGACTTTCCACAATTGTAGAAGGGGAAAGTCTATTTAACGACGGTGTAGCCCTCGTTCTCTTCAGTTTAATTTTGAAAGTTCATTCAACAGGTTCGGTAACTTTTTTGGAGGGAATTCAAGATCTGTTTGTCGTGATTGTCGGAGGCACTCTCGTCGGGCTAGCCTTGGGTTATTTAAGTACGGGTTTATTTGTCCGTTCCGAAGATCCTCTCAGCAGTATTTTACTAACGGTAGCGATCGCATTAGGAGCCTATCAAGCTGGAGAATTTCTGAGTGTTTCGGGTGTAGTTGCTGTGGTTGTAGCTGGGTTAATGGTGGGAAATCTGGGGATTTCTCGCAGCGTATCAGCTTCCAGTCGAATCACTTTGTTGAGCTTTTGGGATTATGCCGGTTTTGGTGTAAATACATTTATTTTTCTCCTGATTGGTTTAGAAATAGATTTGATCACTTTCTGGAAGACTTTGCCAGCAGTTATGTTGGCAATTATGGCTTATCAAGTCGGGCGATTTGTCTGTGTTTATCCCTTGTTGGCTGCGGTGCGTTTGTTCGATCGTCCCATTCCGTTCCGTTGGCAGCACGTTTTGTTTTTCGGTAACATCAAAGGCTCTCTTTCAATGGCTCTTGCCTTCAGTTTACCTGCAACAATACCAGGACGAGAGGAGCTAATCGCGTTAGTATTTGGTAGCGTGCTGTTATCTCTGGTAGGACAAAGTTTAAGTTTGCCTTGGCTGGTGCGAAGATTGAAGCTAACTCAATTTTCCGAGTTTCGTCAGCAAACAGAGGAATTGCAAGCTCAGTTGATGACTGCTAAAGCAGCTCAAGATGAATTGGATAGTTTATTGAAGGCAGGAGTTTTACCGAAATCTGTTTATGAAGAAATGCGATCGCCTTATCAAGTAAAAGTTGCCGCATCTGAAAAAGCACTGCGAGATATTTATAATCGCCGTCCAGAGGAATTCACGGCAACTGATAGCGATCGCATAAAACTTGATGCTATTCGTCGGCGTTTGTTACTAGCAGAAAAAGGAGCCTTAACCGACGCCCTGCGTAAGCGAATTTTATCAGAAGAAATCGTGCGAAGCAGGATACAGACGATTGATGAGCAACTGTTGAAATTAGAGGATGATTAG
- a CDS encoding potassium channel family protein → MSPRASFDSQSDIERKYKRLRQELIIGAIALACVFLIGTLWYRFVEGWRWLDSAYMTVSTLATVGFGEINPLGDRGRLFTIILIAMGVISIGYIVNRFTEALIQGYFQEGRRLQQQRRLVESLSEHYILCGFGRTGRQIGMEFQAEGIPFVTVDLNLESVQAAQQMGYIAMQGDATLDDTLLRVGIERAICLVAALPSDAENLYTVLSAKTLNPKIRAIARASTEEAVTKLQRGGADAVVSPYITGGKRMAAAALRPQVMDFVDGILTGTDRAFYMEEFRLDADACPYVGQSLREARLRSQSGALVLAIRRADGTLIGGPTGETLLLSGDAMICMGTADQLRDLNQILGPIGSKAKALRLPKHT, encoded by the coding sequence GTGAGCCCACGCGCTTCATTCGACTCTCAATCAGACATAGAACGCAAGTACAAACGCCTCCGACAGGAGTTGATTATAGGTGCGATCGCACTCGCCTGCGTTTTCCTGATCGGCACACTGTGGTATCGTTTCGTCGAGGGATGGCGTTGGCTGGATTCGGCTTACATGACGGTAAGCACTCTAGCTACCGTTGGTTTTGGAGAGATTAATCCTTTAGGCGATCGCGGACGGCTGTTTACCATCATACTGATCGCGATGGGAGTAATCAGCATCGGCTATATCGTTAACCGCTTTACAGAAGCCCTAATTCAAGGCTATTTTCAAGAAGGAAGACGACTTCAACAACAGCGACGTTTAGTGGAATCTCTCTCGGAACACTACATTCTTTGTGGATTTGGACGCACCGGGCGTCAGATTGGCATGGAATTTCAGGCGGAAGGCATCCCTTTTGTGACGGTGGACTTGAATCTGGAATCTGTCCAGGCTGCACAACAGATGGGTTATATTGCCATGCAAGGGGATGCGACTCTAGATGATACTTTGCTCAGGGTGGGCATTGAACGGGCAATCTGTTTAGTGGCGGCGCTACCCTCAGATGCAGAAAATCTCTACACTGTCCTCTCAGCAAAGACGCTCAATCCTAAAATAAGAGCGATCGCTCGCGCCAGTACGGAGGAAGCCGTCACAAAGCTGCAAAGAGGCGGTGCTGATGCCGTCGTATCCCCCTACATCACTGGCGGCAAACGCATGGCTGCGGCAGCTCTCAGACCGCAAGTAATGGATTTTGTGGATGGGATTCTCACGGGAACCGATCGCGCTTTTTACATGGAGGAATTCCGACTAGATGCGGATGCTTGTCCTTATGTAGGTCAAAGTTTAAGGGAAGCACGGTTGCGATCGCAATCCGGTGCCTTAGTTCTCGCCATTCGTCGCGCCGACGGCACTCTGATTGGTGGCCCAACCGGCGAAACCTTATTACTCTCCGGCGATGCGATGATCTGCATGGGTACAGCAGATCAACTGCGCGACCTCAACCAAATTCTCGGCCCGATCGGTTCTAAAGCTAAAGCACTTCGATTGCCAAAACATACTTAG
- a CDS encoding type II toxin-antitoxin system Phd/YefM family antitoxin produces MIMIPVSEAQQKLQDLIDSVSQSHQPIVITGQGNNAVLLSEADWTSVQETLYLLSIPGMRESIREGLAKPIEECVRELDW; encoded by the coding sequence ATTATTATGATCCCAGTCAGTGAAGCTCAACAGAAGTTGCAGGATTTAATCGATTCGGTAAGCCAGTCACATCAACCGATAGTTATTACAGGACAGGGTAACAATGCCGTGCTATTGTCTGAAGCCGATTGGACATCGGTGCAGGAAACACTCTATCTTCTCTCAATTCCAGGGATGCGAGAATCGATTCGGGAAGGACTAGCAAAGCCGATCGAGGAGTGTGTGCGGGAGTTGGATTGGTGA
- a CDS encoding type II toxin-antitoxin system RelE/ParE family toxin produces the protein MKYVFHPEALTEYAAAVQYYAEQRAEVAQAFIDAVEDAIYRIRESPTRWSIIDEEVRRCLTRKFPYGILYTIEQDYILILAVIHCSRKPGYWKNRK, from the coding sequence ATGAAGTATGTATTTCATCCTGAAGCACTAACTGAGTATGCTGCGGCTGTTCAGTACTATGCTGAACAGCGTGCTGAGGTCGCCCAAGCATTTATTGATGCAGTTGAAGATGCAATCTACCGAATCAGAGAATCTCCTACTCGTTGGAGCATAATTGATGAAGAGGTTCGACGATGTTTGACGCGCAAGTTTCCCTACGGAATTCTCTATACAATTGAGCAGGATTACATTCTTATTCTGGCTGTTATCCATTGCAGTCGGAAGCCTGGATATTGGAAAAATCGCAAATAG
- a CDS encoding UPF0175 family protein → MSVVIPNDILQATKMTEDELKLEIAIMLYKQEKISSGKVRAWTKLTVIEFQHELAKRELCINYDVEDFQSDVKTLQSMGLL, encoded by the coding sequence ATGAGCGTCGTAATCCCTAATGACATCCTCCAAGCAACCAAGATGACTGAGGATGAGTTAAAGCTAGAAATTGCCATCATGCTGTACAAGCAAGAGAAAATCAGTAGTGGCAAAGTCCGCGCCTGGACTAAGTTGACAGTAATTGAGTTTCAACATGAATTAGCAAAACGGGAGCTTTGCATCAATTATGATGTAGAGGATTTTCAATCGGATGTGAAAACATTACAATCAATGGGTTTGCTGTGA
- a CDS encoding PIN domain-containing protein, protein MCTSIIVVCELRFGAAKSGSLRLIQQLERIFEVLPILSLDSPVDRHYAAIRRHLEQAGTPISPNDLLIAAHALALNLTLVTANVREFGRVPALSLENWLV, encoded by the coding sequence ATTTGTACCAGTATAATTGTGGTGTGCGAACTGCGATTTGGTGCAGCTAAAAGCGGCTCTCTCCGTCTTATTCAGCAGCTAGAACGCATCTTTGAAGTGTTGCCTATTTTGTCTCTCGATTCTCCTGTGGATCGGCACTATGCGGCAATTCGTAGACACCTAGAGCAAGCAGGAACACCCATCAGCCCTAATGACTTACTGATTGCTGCCCATGCCTTAGCCCTTAACCTGACGCTTGTTACAGCAAATGTGCGTGAATTTGGGCGCGTACCAGCCCTAAGCTTAGAAAATTGGTTAGTTTGA
- a CDS encoding potassium channel family protein produces the protein MYVLIGGAGLVGLNLAQKLVEIGHTVAVIDIDPNACRYAREQVGAMAFEGSAVSTEVLLEAGIRKADSVAAVLRSDALNLAIVTLAKHYGASHIVSRMRHRDFEQPLRFAGAHHIISTIDLAVSTMVNAIEYPQVESMMHFEQGQIEVLKLSIAGRCNVVGRSIAEIAQDPRFPTGSLIIGYQPHPQMDLEIPNGSTVLESGSTVLIVTKPGVLHQMIDFIEGC, from the coding sequence ATGTATGTATTAATTGGTGGAGCCGGACTGGTCGGACTAAATTTGGCGCAGAAGCTGGTAGAAATTGGGCATACTGTCGCCGTGATTGATATAGATCCTAACGCCTGTCGTTATGCTCGCGAACAAGTGGGAGCAATGGCTTTTGAAGGTAGCGCCGTGAGTACAGAGGTGTTGCTGGAAGCAGGAATTAGGAAAGCCGACTCTGTGGCGGCTGTATTGCGGAGCGATGCTTTAAATTTGGCAATAGTGACGCTTGCCAAGCACTACGGAGCCTCCCACATTGTCAGCCGGATGCGTCATCGCGATTTTGAACAACCGCTACGCTTTGCTGGGGCACACCATATCATCAGTACGATCGATCTAGCGGTTTCCACAATGGTAAATGCGATCGAGTATCCGCAAGTGGAATCGATGATGCACTTTGAGCAGGGTCAAATCGAGGTTTTAAAGTTATCTATTGCAGGACGATGCAACGTAGTTGGTCGTAGCATTGCCGAAATCGCTCAAGACCCCCGCTTCCCCACAGGTTCTCTCATTATTGGTTATCAACCTCATCCCCAAATGGATTTAGAAATTCCCAACGGCAGTACCGTGTTAGAGTCCGGTTCAACAGTGCTAATTGTGACGAAACCAGGAGTATTACATCAAATGATTGATTTTATCGAAGGGTGTTAG
- a CDS encoding addiction module protein, whose amino-acid sequence MLSIEQLTEEILSLPSASRAFLAEKIVESLEFDTDPEIQTVWVTEAKKRRDEIRDGDVQPIPGEEALAQVRQLLEQ is encoded by the coding sequence ATGTTGTCAATTGAGCAACTAACAGAGGAAATCCTGTCTTTACCTAGTGCTTCGAGAGCATTTTTGGCAGAGAAGATAGTGGAAAGTTTGGAATTCGATACCGATCCAGAAATTCAAACAGTTTGGGTGACAGAGGCGAAGAAGCGACGTGATGAAATTCGCGATGGAGATGTTCAACCTATTCCTGGAGAAGAAGCTTTAGCTCAAGTTAGACAACTGCTTGAACAATGA
- a CDS encoding galactose oxidase-like domain-containing protein has translation MATDLIPVPNWFSWENQGADIAIADIDGDGRPDLIIFQIDNPPNANRGLYRIGRKLDENGLVTGGWSDWIEIPGWQSWENQGVGIAIADLDNDARPELIVFKVDSPPNVNRGLYRIGKKLDKNGIVTGGWSEWIEIPGWQSWENQDASIAIADLDNDGRPELIVFQIDNPDNANRGLYRIGRKLDENGIVTGGWSDWIAVDWFSWENQGASIAVADLDGNGRPELIIFQIDNPPGVNQGFYQIGWNLDTAGNVTEGWSPWVPVPLFSWENQGAGIAVADLKGKGRPELIFFQIDNPPQLNQGYYQVLDLNLDLDKAANQGLWRLLPYNSQLLAVHAAVLPTNKVLFFSGSGNNPANANNNFRSVVWDYQKGTFFTPQTPVDFFCAGHSFLSDGSLLVAGGTKQYDFGHPFFGLRDAFIFDAFAEKWKPLLQMKGGRWYPTLVTLGDGRVLAVSGLGEDGNLNLIPEIYSPQTNTWTAFGQNTSQLPMYAHLFLLRDGRIFYAGGQYGNNNEVTPRLLTLPTNPTQPITEVEVPGLIGHLEQEHRNQSASVILPPAQEQRVMLIGGGAFEGGNHHAVEAHKKVNIVNLTAANPTYQAATPLNFARMHLNAVLLPDRTVFVCGGSSLNESRVQATLAAEIYNPVTNTWTIAATSRVERLYHSIALLLPDGKVITAGSNPARTDDELRLEMYYPPYLFKGARPIIQNAPQELKYGSNFDIQTPQAGDIQWVSLIKPGSTTHSFNTGQRLVDLEFSLGVAGSLKIKVTNEPNVAPPGWYMLFIIDRRGVPSVAKWVQLK, from the coding sequence ATGGCAACCGACTTGATACCAGTTCCCAATTGGTTCTCCTGGGAAAACCAAGGTGCAGACATAGCAATTGCCGACATCGATGGCGATGGAAGACCAGATTTAATTATCTTCCAAATCGATAACCCTCCTAATGCCAATCGTGGGCTTTATCGCATTGGTCGCAAACTAGATGAAAATGGCCTTGTCACAGGTGGATGGAGTGACTGGATCGAAATTCCCGGTTGGCAATCCTGGGAAAATCAAGGTGTAGGCATCGCAATTGCCGACCTCGATAATGATGCAAGACCGGAATTAATCGTATTTAAAGTTGATAGTCCACCTAATGTAAATCGCGGACTTTATCGCATTGGGAAAAAGTTAGATAAAAATGGTATAGTCACAGGCGGTTGGAGTGAATGGATCGAAATTCCCGGTTGGCAATCCTGGGAAAATCAAGATGCCAGCATAGCAATTGCCGACTTAGATAATGATGGCAGACCGGAATTAATTGTCTTCCAAATTGATAATCCAGACAATGCAAATCGGGGACTTTATCGCATTGGTCGCAAACTCGATGAAAATGGTATAGTCACAGGCGGATGGAGTGACTGGATAGCAGTAGATTGGTTTTCTTGGGAAAATCAAGGCGCAAGTATTGCAGTTGCCGACCTCGACGGCAATGGACGCCCAGAATTAATCATCTTTCAAATAGATAACCCCCCCGGAGTTAATCAGGGATTTTATCAAATTGGTTGGAATCTCGATACCGCTGGCAATGTGACCGAAGGTTGGAGTCCTTGGGTGCCAGTTCCATTATTTTCCTGGGAAAATCAAGGTGCAGGCATTGCAGTTGCCGACTTAAAAGGTAAGGGACGGCCTGAATTAATCTTCTTCCAAATCGACAACCCGCCGCAACTAAATCAGGGATATTATCAAGTTCTAGACCTGAATCTCGACCTTGATAAAGCCGCTAATCAAGGCTTATGGAGATTATTACCTTATAATTCGCAACTATTGGCAGTTCACGCTGCTGTTTTGCCTACCAACAAGGTGTTATTTTTCTCAGGTTCTGGCAACAATCCTGCCAATGCCAACAACAATTTCCGCAGCGTTGTCTGGGATTATCAAAAAGGTACATTTTTTACTCCCCAAACTCCCGTAGATTTCTTCTGTGCTGGACATTCTTTTCTGTCAGACGGTTCTCTTTTGGTCGCAGGTGGAACAAAACAATATGACTTCGGACATCCATTTTTTGGATTGAGAGATGCTTTTATTTTTGATGCCTTTGCGGAGAAATGGAAACCTCTACTGCAAATGAAAGGAGGTCGCTGGTATCCAACTCTTGTAACTCTGGGTGACGGTCGAGTTTTAGCTGTTTCTGGACTAGGAGAAGATGGCAATCTCAATTTAATCCCAGAAATTTATTCCCCGCAAACAAATACTTGGACGGCTTTTGGACAAAATACCAGTCAATTGCCGATGTATGCACACCTTTTCCTGTTACGTGATGGCAGGATTTTCTATGCTGGTGGTCAATACGGCAATAACAATGAGGTGACACCACGGTTATTAACTTTGCCAACAAATCCGACGCAACCTATCACAGAAGTAGAAGTACCTGGGTTAATCGGTCACCTGGAACAAGAACACCGGAATCAATCTGCTAGTGTAATATTACCACCTGCACAAGAACAACGAGTAATGCTGATAGGTGGTGGTGCGTTTGAGGGTGGAAATCATCATGCAGTTGAGGCACATAAGAAGGTGAATATTGTTAATTTAACTGCGGCTAATCCAACTTATCAAGCAGCAACACCTTTGAATTTTGCTCGAATGCACCTTAATGCTGTGTTGTTACCCGATCGCACTGTGTTTGTTTGCGGTGGTAGTAGCTTGAATGAATCGCGGGTACAAGCAACTTTGGCAGCAGAAATTTACAATCCTGTCACGAATACTTGGACAATAGCAGCAACTTCGAGAGTGGAGCGATTATATCATTCGATCGCACTACTTTTACCTGATGGTAAAGTAATTACAGCCGGGTCAAATCCAGCGCGAACTGATGATGAACTGCGTCTGGAAATGTATTATCCGCCGTACCTATTTAAAGGCGCAAGACCAATAATTCAAAACGCTCCACAAGAGTTAAAATATGGTAGTAATTTTGATATCCAAACACCGCAAGCTGGGGATATTCAATGGGTAAGTTTGATTAAACCTGGATCGACTACTCATTCTTTTAATACAGGACAAAGACTGGTGGATTTAGAGTTTAGTCTCGGTGTTGCTGGTAGTCTAAAAATAAAGGTTACGAATGAGCCGAATGTAGCACCACCGGGCTGGTATATGTTGTTTATTATTGACCGCCGTGGAGTGCCTTCAGTGGCGAAATGGGTTCAATTGAAGTAG
- a CDS encoding Uma2 family endonuclease gives MIDSSFPIAPTSPHTQIYDKMMLLLYSQRDRLRTMITTVERRYSLEEYRAIEAKAEGRSEYRDGEIVPMPGGSLNHSRIGRNMLTYFTYLLRETAFEPINSDLRLWIPDYRRGVYPDVMVFEGEPQLNGDRTDEVLNPILIVEVLSPSTADYDRESKFRMYRSIPSFREYLLVEQDEPFVERYSKQEQGWLLSDFNDLGRSIPLQSVGIELAIAEIYRGVVFG, from the coding sequence ATGATTGATTCTAGCTTCCCGATCGCGCCAACTTCACCGCACACCCAAATCTATGATAAAATGATGTTATTGCTTTACAGCCAACGCGATCGATTACGAACCATGATTACCACCGTCGAGCGCCGCTATAGTTTGGAAGAATATCGCGCGATCGAAGCAAAAGCAGAAGGACGCAGCGAATATCGTGATGGAGAAATTGTACCTATGCCCGGAGGATCGCTCAACCACAGCCGCATCGGTCGGAATATGTTGACCTATTTTACCTATCTACTCCGAGAGACTGCATTCGAGCCAATTAACAGCGATTTGCGATTGTGGATTCCCGATTATCGACGGGGAGTATATCCTGATGTGATGGTTTTTGAAGGTGAACCGCAATTAAATGGCGATCGCACTGATGAAGTCTTGAATCCCATTCTAATTGTAGAAGTGCTATCTCCTTCAACAGCAGACTACGATCGCGAAAGTAAGTTTCGGATGTATCGATCGATTCCCAGTTTTCGGGAATATTTATTAGTTGAGCAAGATGAACCTTTTGTAGAACGCTATAGTAAGCAAGAACAAGGTTGGTTGCTCAGTGATTTTAATGACTTGGGCCGATCGATTCCGTTGCAGTCAGTTGGGATTGAATTAGCGATCGCAGAAATTTATCGTGGTGTTGTATTTGGGTAG
- a CDS encoding BrnA antitoxin family protein, producing MSAKDLSNTSRTNWTALEAMEDEGIDYSDIPPLTEEFFEKATLRIPASQAQRLVQIDPDVLKWFQAQGGEYKALINSVLRRYIEGGGEQSAV from the coding sequence ATGAGCGCCAAAGACTTGAGCAATACCTCTCGTACTAATTGGACAGCACTGGAGGCGATGGAAGATGAAGGGATTGATTACTCTGACATTCCACCGTTGACGGAAGAGTTTTTTGAGAAGGCTACTTTAAGAATTCCCGCGTCTCAAGCACAGCGCCTAGTTCAGATCGATCCAGATGTTTTGAAGTGGTTCCAAGCTCAAGGCGGAGAATATAAAGCTTTAATCAACTCGGTCTTGCGTCGTTACATAGAAGGCGGTGGCGAGCAGTCAGCAGTATAA
- a CDS encoding Txe/YoeB family addiction module toxin — translation MRWDLVYTKQAQKDAYKLASSNLRDKAQTLLDILQVNPFENPPPYEKLVGDLEGAYSRRINIQHRLVYEVIESENTVKILRMWTHYE, via the coding sequence GTGAGATGGGATCTGGTATACACCAAACAAGCTCAGAAAGATGCTTATAAGCTGGCTTCTAGTAATTTACGAGATAAAGCACAAACTTTACTAGACATCCTTCAAGTCAATCCGTTTGAGAATCCGCCCCCCTACGAGAAATTGGTGGGAGATTTGGAGGGTGCATATTCGAGGCGAATCAACATTCAACATCGTCTTGTGTACGAGGTGATTGAATCTGAAAATACGGTGAAAATTTTGCGGATGTGGACGCATTATGAATAG
- a CDS encoding Uma2 family endonuclease, producing MLIQTKTSYYTPEEYLALEEVAEIKSEYLDGEIVPMTGGTANHNQISLNLAMQLRLALKGQSYRVFINDMRLWIPRNRRYTYPDVMLIAGSPIFTDDSNTTVTNPSVIAESLSKSTQDYDKGEKFDAYRSIPELQEYILIDQYKIHVIQYRKTPDGWLLTESQSVDAVLSLSSVNLQIALSEIYDLVEFD from the coding sequence ATGCTAATACAAACCAAAACCAGTTACTATACTCCAGAAGAATATTTAGCCTTAGAGGAAGTAGCCGAAATTAAAAGCGAATACCTTGATGGAGAAATAGTACCAATGACAGGTGGAACTGCCAATCATAATCAAATTTCATTGAACTTAGCGATGCAGTTGCGGTTAGCTTTGAAAGGGCAATCATATCGAGTATTTATCAACGATATGCGGCTGTGGATACCGCGCAACCGCCGCTATACCTATCCCGATGTCATGTTAATTGCAGGTAGTCCGATTTTTACTGATGATAGCAATACCACTGTCACCAATCCGAGCGTAATTGCAGAAAGCTTATCAAAATCAACTCAGGATTATGATAAAGGAGAAAAATTTGATGCCTATAGGTCAATTCCTGAATTACAAGAATATATCCTCATCGATCAATATAAAATTCATGTGATCCAGTACCGCAAAACTCCTGATGGCTGGCTGTTAACTGAGTCTCAATCCGTTGATGCAGTTTTGTCGCTGTCTTCAGTAAATTTGCAAATTGCCCTCAGTGAAATTTACGACTTAGTTGAGTTTGATTAA
- a CDS encoding antitoxin, which produces MPNLRHVYLLRDGQAQVLTIPQEFTLSSTEVLLRKEGNRLIIEPISSGSLLSLLATLEDIPENFPNVDEGLLPLDDITL; this is translated from the coding sequence ATGCCAAACTTACGTCACGTTTACCTCTTACGGGATGGGCAAGCGCAAGTCCTAACCATTCCCCAGGAATTTACTCTATCCAGCACAGAAGTTTTGTTACGCAAAGAAGGAAATCGATTAATCATCGAACCGATTTCTTCTGGTTCTCTCTTGTCACTGCTCGCTACTTTGGAAGATATTCCAGAGAACTTTCCGAATGTGGATGAAGGGCTACTGCCACTTGATGATATTACGCTTTAA
- a CDS encoding BrnT family toxin: MKADVSEMFDSPMLIELDDRFDYGEDRCFGIGFLGNGIAVVVWTERQNNVIRIISARRANRYERQRLEQYLSY; encoded by the coding sequence ATGAAAGCAGATGTCTCTGAGATGTTTGATAGTCCAATGCTAATTGAGCTAGACGATCGTTTTGATTACGGCGAAGACCGTTGCTTCGGTATCGGTTTCCTCGGTAACGGCATAGCGGTTGTTGTTTGGACAGAACGGCAGAATAACGTGATTCGGATCATTTCAGCACGAAGGGCAAATCGATATGAGCGCCAAAGACTTGAGCAATACCTCTCGTACTAA